In Rahnella sikkimica, the following are encoded in one genomic region:
- the queA gene encoding tRNA preQ1(34) S-adenosylmethionine ribosyltransferase-isomerase QueA has translation MRVADFSFELPESLIARYPQTQRSGCRLLSLDGPSGELTHGVFTDILDKILPGDLLVFNNTRVIPARVFGRKVSGGKIEVLVERVLDSHRVLAHVRASKSPKPGAELLLGDNEDIKATMVARHDTLFELQFNEDRDVFTLLNEIGHMPLPPYIDRPDEDADRELYQTVYSERPGAVAAPTAGLHFDQPLLDALKEKGVELAFVTLHVGAGTFQPVRVDAIEDHIMHAEYAEVPQEVVDAVLACKARGNKVVAVGTTSVRSLESAAKASEDALIAPFFGDTKIFIYPGYHYQVIDCLITNFHLPESTLIMLVSAFAGYKNTMNAYQQAVAEQYRFFSYGDAMFINRNPLAPQEVVGQ, from the coding sequence ATGCGTGTTGCCGATTTTTCTTTTGAACTCCCGGAATCCCTGATTGCCCGCTATCCGCAGACCCAGCGCAGCGGCTGTCGTTTGTTGTCTCTTGACGGGCCGAGCGGTGAGTTAACGCACGGCGTGTTCACCGATATTCTCGATAAAATCCTGCCCGGCGATCTGCTGGTTTTCAATAATACCCGCGTGATCCCGGCACGTGTCTTTGGCCGTAAAGTCAGCGGCGGTAAAATTGAAGTGCTGGTTGAGCGTGTGCTCGATTCGCACCGCGTTCTGGCGCACGTTCGCGCGTCGAAATCGCCAAAGCCGGGTGCTGAACTGCTGCTGGGTGATAACGAAGACATTAAAGCCACAATGGTGGCGCGTCACGACACCCTTTTTGAGCTGCAATTTAATGAAGACCGTGATGTCTTTACACTGCTCAACGAAATCGGGCACATGCCGTTGCCGCCTTATATTGACCGTCCGGATGAAGACGCTGATCGTGAACTGTATCAGACGGTTTACAGCGAACGTCCGGGCGCGGTTGCCGCACCGACCGCCGGTCTGCACTTTGACCAGCCGCTGCTGGATGCGCTGAAAGAAAAAGGTGTTGAGCTGGCGTTTGTCACGCTGCACGTCGGCGCGGGGACGTTCCAGCCGGTGCGCGTTGACGCCATCGAAGACCACATCATGCACGCTGAGTACGCCGAAGTGCCTCAGGAAGTGGTGGATGCGGTTCTGGCCTGTAAAGCGCGCGGCAATAAAGTGGTGGCCGTGGGCACCACGTCAGTTCGTTCGCTGGAAAGCGCGGCGAAAGCCAGTGAAGACGCGCTGATCGCGCCCTTCTTTGGCGATACTAAAATCTTCATTTATCCGGGATACCATTATCAGGTTATTGATTGCCTGATTACTAATTTCCACCTGCCAGAATCGACGCTGATCATGCTGGTGTCGGCGTTTGCCGGATACAAAAATACCATGAATGCTTACCAACAGGCGGTGGCAGAGCAGTACCGTTTCTTCAGTTATGGCGATGCGATGTTCATCAACCGTAACCCGCTGGCACCCCAGGAAGTGGTGGGTCAGTAA
- the tgt gene encoding tRNA guanosine(34) transglycosylase Tgt, with protein sequence MKYELSTTDGRARRGRLVFERGVVETPAFMPVGTYGTVKGMTPEEVKETGAQILLGNTFHLWLRPGQEIMKLHGDLHDFMNWHGPILTDSGGFQVFSLGAMRKIKEEGVHFRNPINGDPVFLSPEKSMEIQNDLGSDIVMIFDECTPYPADWDYAKRSMEMSLRWAQRSRDRFNELNNKNALFGIIQGSVYEDLRDVSLKGLVDIGFDGYAVGGLAVGEPKEDMHRILEHVCPQIPEDKPRYLMGVGKPEDLVEGVRRGIDMFDCVMPTRNARNGHLFVTDGIVKIRNAKHKDDTSTLDEHCDCYTCRNYSRAYLHHLDRCNEILGARLNTIHNLRYYQRLMAGLRQAIEEGKLEQFVTDFYEGKGKPVPPLNF encoded by the coding sequence GTGAAGTACGAATTAAGCACTACCGACGGCCGCGCGCGCCGTGGACGTCTGGTCTTTGAACGTGGCGTGGTGGAAACCCCGGCATTTATGCCTGTGGGCACTTACGGCACCGTCAAAGGCATGACCCCGGAAGAAGTGAAAGAAACCGGCGCACAGATTTTGCTGGGCAACACGTTCCACCTGTGGCTGCGTCCGGGTCAGGAAATCATGAAACTGCACGGCGATCTGCATGATTTCATGAACTGGCACGGCCCGATCCTTACCGATTCCGGCGGCTTCCAGGTCTTCAGCCTGGGGGCAATGCGTAAGATCAAAGAAGAGGGCGTGCATTTCCGCAACCCGATCAATGGTGATCCGGTGTTCCTGAGCCCGGAAAAATCCATGGAGATCCAAAACGATCTCGGTTCTGACATCGTGATGATCTTCGATGAATGTACGCCTTATCCTGCTGACTGGGATTACGCAAAACGTTCGATGGAAATGTCTTTGCGCTGGGCACAACGCAGCCGCGATCGCTTCAACGAGTTGAATAATAAGAATGCTTTGTTCGGGATTATTCAGGGAAGCGTTTACGAAGATTTACGAGATGTATCATTAAAAGGGCTGGTAGATATCGGCTTTGATGGTTACGCTGTGGGCGGTTTGGCGGTAGGCGAGCCGAAAGAAGACATGCACCGTATCCTTGAGCACGTCTGCCCGCAAATCCCGGAAGACAAACCCCGTTATCTGATGGGCGTGGGTAAACCGGAAGATCTGGTTGAAGGCGTACGTCGCGGTATCGATATGTTTGACTGCGTCATGCCAACGCGTAATGCGCGTAACGGCCACCTGTTTGTCACCGACGGCATCGTAAAAATCCGTAACGCCAAACATAAAGATGACACCTCGACGCTCGACGAACACTGTGATTGCTACACATGTCGCAATTATAGCCGTGCCTACTTGCATCATCTCGACCGTTGCAACGAAATTCTCGGTGCGCGGTTGAATACCATCCATAATCTGCGCTATTACCAGCGTCTGATGGCCGGTTTACGCCAGGCTATCGAAGAAGGTAAATTAGAGCAGTTTGTGACAGATTTCTACGAGGGCAAAGGCAAGCCGGTTCCGCCTTTAAACTTCTGA
- the proY gene encoding proline-specific permease ProY, whose amino-acid sequence MQQEAEQPTEQKEAPGTKLKRGLTTRHIRFMALGSAIGTGLFYGSADAIKMAGPSVLLAYLVGGIIAFIIMRALGEMSVHNPQSGSFSRYAQDYLGPMAGYITGWTYCFEILIVAIADVTAFGIYMGVWFPDVPQWTWVLSVVLIIGAINLVSVKVFGELEFWFSFFKVFTIIIMIIAGFGIIFWGIGNGGQATGIHNLWTNGGFFSQGIMGTILSLQLVMFAYGGIEIIGITAGEAEDPKKSIPKAINSVPLRILVFYVGTLFVIMSIFPWNQVGTQGSPFVLTFQHMGIAAAATILNFVVITASLSAINSDVFGVGRMLHGMAEQGQAPKMFSKVSRLGTPWVTVLVMMAALLVAVYLNYIMPSNVFLVIASLATFATVWVWIMILFSQIGFRRKLSKQQIKELEFPLRGGVYTSVFGIIFLVFIIGLIGYFPDTRVSLYVGLIWVVVLLVGYRFKLRNDRKKAALALSHKA is encoded by the coding sequence ATGCAGCAAGAAGCTGAACAACCAACAGAGCAAAAAGAAGCGCCAGGCACGAAGCTAAAACGTGGCCTGACAACGCGCCATATTCGCTTTATGGCACTGGGCTCAGCCATCGGTACAGGATTGTTTTACGGGTCTGCCGATGCCATCAAAATGGCCGGGCCAAGCGTGCTGCTGGCGTATCTGGTCGGCGGGATTATCGCGTTTATCATCATGCGTGCTCTGGGCGAGATGTCCGTCCATAACCCGCAAAGCGGGTCGTTCTCCCGTTATGCGCAGGATTATCTCGGGCCGATGGCCGGGTACATCACCGGCTGGACGTATTGTTTTGAGATCCTGATTGTCGCGATTGCCGATGTGACGGCGTTCGGTATTTACATGGGCGTGTGGTTCCCGGATGTACCGCAATGGACCTGGGTACTGAGCGTGGTGCTGATTATCGGTGCTATCAATCTGGTCAGCGTGAAGGTGTTCGGTGAGCTGGAGTTCTGGTTCTCCTTCTTCAAGGTGTTCACCATCATCATCATGATTATTGCCGGTTTCGGCATTATCTTCTGGGGCATTGGCAACGGCGGACAGGCGACCGGTATCCACAATCTGTGGACCAACGGCGGCTTCTTCAGCCAGGGCATCATGGGCACGATCCTGTCGTTGCAACTGGTGATGTTTGCCTATGGCGGTATCGAAATCATCGGTATTACCGCCGGTGAAGCGGAAGACCCGAAAAAATCCATTCCGAAAGCCATCAACTCCGTTCCGCTGCGTATTCTGGTGTTCTACGTGGGTACGCTGTTTGTGATTATGTCGATTTTCCCGTGGAATCAGGTGGGTACGCAGGGCAGCCCGTTTGTGCTGACGTTCCAGCATATGGGCATTGCGGCGGCTGCAACCATTCTGAACTTCGTGGTGATCACCGCGTCTCTTTCTGCAATTAACAGTGACGTGTTCGGCGTGGGTCGTATGCTGCACGGAATGGCAGAGCAGGGGCAGGCGCCTAAAATGTTCAGCAAGGTTTCGCGTCTCGGTACGCCGTGGGTCACGGTTCTGGTGATGATGGCGGCGCTGCTGGTGGCGGTTTATCTGAACTACATCATGCCGTCCAATGTCTTCCTGGTGATTGCTTCTCTGGCGACTTTTGCGACCGTCTGGGTGTGGATCATGATCCTGTTCTCCCAGATTGGATTCCGTCGCAAGCTCAGTAAACAGCAAATCAAAGAGCTGGAATTCCCGCTGCGCGGCGGCGTTTACACCTCGGTTTTCGGGATCATTTTTCTGGTGTTTATCATCGGTCTGATTGGTTATTTCCCGGATACCCGCGTGTCGCTGTATGTCGGTCTGATTTGGGTCGTGGTACTGCTGGTCGGTTACCGCTTCAAATTGCGTAACGACCGTAAGAAAGCCGCGCTGGCGCTCAGCCACAAAGCGTAA
- a CDS encoding type II toxin-antitoxin system RelE/ParE family toxin — protein sequence MVCLRIFVTEDFHDFMKASKLSEKDVAKSANELANGLYDADLSGNVFKKRIAPSGRSKSGFGRAVIAFRFEEKIFFMAGWEKKNVHKSGPEISPGALKIFKSLAQVLLDIPDTQLNKDLSLGLITEVKPHG from the coding sequence ATGGTCTGTTTACGTATTTTCGTTACAGAAGACTTTCATGACTTTATGAAAGCGAGCAAATTGTCAGAAAAAGACGTGGCTAAGTCGGCAAATGAATTGGCGAACGGGCTTTACGATGCAGATTTATCCGGCAATGTTTTTAAAAAAAGAATTGCCCCATCAGGTAGATCGAAGTCAGGATTTGGGCGTGCGGTTATTGCCTTTCGCTTTGAAGAGAAAATCTTCTTCATGGCCGGATGGGAGAAGAAAAATGTCCATAAGTCCGGGCCCGAAATATCACCGGGAGCATTAAAGATATTTAAATCGCTTGCTCAGGTACTTTTGGATATACCGGATACGCAGCTAAATAAAGACTTAAGTTTGGGTCTGATCACCGAGGTAAAACCACATGGCTGA
- the brnQ gene encoding branched-chain amino acid transport system II carrier protein — protein sequence MSIRLTNKDILALGFMTFALFVGAGNIIFPPMVGLQAGQEVWWAAAGFMITAVGLPVMTVIALARVGGGVDALSTPIGRGAGILLATVCYLAVGPLFATPRTATVSFEVGIAPLTGDGPLPLLIYSVIYFALVIGISLYPGRLLDTVGHFLAPLKMVALGALGIAALLWPAGQSMPAVDAYQTVPFSSGFVNGYLTMDTLGALVFGIVIVNAARSRGVTDAKLLTRYTILAGLIAGIGLMLVYLSLFKLGENSASLVPNATNGAVILHAYVAHTFGGVGSFFLGALIFIACMVTAVGLTCACAEFFAQYLPLSYKTLVFILGLFSMLVSNLGLSHLISISVPVLTAIYPPCIALVVLSFTLRWWNSTTRIVAPVMVVSLVFGIVDGIKASAFADLMPAWTANLPLAAQGLAWLPPSLLMLVLVGIYDKISGPRSVTAHQ from the coding sequence ATGAGTATTCGTTTAACAAATAAAGATATTCTGGCGCTGGGTTTCATGACCTTCGCCTTATTCGTCGGGGCAGGAAATATCATTTTCCCGCCAATGGTTGGCTTGCAGGCGGGTCAGGAAGTCTGGTGGGCAGCTGCAGGGTTTATGATCACCGCAGTGGGTCTTCCCGTGATGACCGTCATTGCGCTTGCGCGCGTCGGTGGCGGTGTTGACGCCCTGAGTACGCCAATTGGTCGTGGTGCCGGTATTCTTCTGGCAACCGTATGTTATCTGGCTGTCGGCCCGCTGTTTGCCACGCCGCGTACGGCGACAGTTTCCTTTGAAGTGGGTATCGCGCCGTTGACCGGTGACGGCCCGCTGCCTCTGCTGATTTACAGCGTGATTTATTTCGCGCTGGTGATTGGTATCTCCCTGTATCCGGGCCGTCTGCTCGATACCGTTGGACATTTCCTTGCGCCATTGAAAATGGTCGCGCTGGGTGCGCTGGGTATCGCCGCCTTGCTGTGGCCTGCCGGTCAGTCAATGCCTGCGGTTGACGCATACCAGACAGTGCCCTTCTCCAGCGGTTTTGTTAACGGCTATCTGACGATGGATACGCTGGGTGCGCTGGTCTTCGGAATTGTTATCGTCAACGCAGCACGTTCGCGCGGCGTGACCGATGCCAAATTGCTGACCCGCTACACCATTCTGGCAGGTCTGATTGCCGGGATTGGCCTGATGCTGGTCTATCTGAGCCTGTTCAAACTCGGCGAAAACAGCGCCTCGCTGGTGCCAAATGCAACCAACGGTGCGGTGATCCTGCATGCTTACGTGGCACATACTTTTGGTGGCGTGGGCAGTTTCTTCCTCGGCGCGCTGATTTTCATTGCCTGTATGGTGACTGCGGTTGGCCTGACCTGCGCCTGTGCAGAGTTCTTCGCTCAGTATCTGCCGCTGTCTTATAAGACGCTGGTCTTCATTCTGGGTCTGTTCTCCATGCTGGTGTCCAACCTGGGCCTGAGCCATCTGATTTCGATTTCAGTGCCGGTTCTGACCGCGATTTATCCGCCGTGTATTGCGCTGGTGGTTCTGAGTTTCACCCTGCGCTGGTGGAACAGCACCACGCGTATCGTCGCACCGGTGATGGTTGTCAGCCTGGTCTTCGGTATTGTTGACGGTATCAAAGCGTCTGCTTTTGCAGACCTGATGCCCGCCTGGACCGCGAACCTGCCGCTGGCGGCGCAAGGTCTGGCCTGGTTGCCACCGTCATTATTAATGCTGGTGCTGGTCGGTATTTATGACAAAATCAGCGGTCCGCGTAGCGTCACTGCGCACCAATGA
- a CDS encoding ACP phosphodiesterase, producing the protein MNFLAHLQLASLADSSLLGNLLADFVRGNPDGQYSPEIVSGIRMHRRVDVMTDSLPEVKIARSYFRDDFRRVSPITLDVVWDHFLSRHWDSLHPQQPLEAFIAACQQEIEPQLPGMPERFQNLNNYIWPQRWLERYAVLPFIGEVLQGMANRRPKLSALSGSFHDIELNYDALEQLFWQFYPVMMQQAKDRQL; encoded by the coding sequence ATGAATTTTTTAGCCCACCTCCAGTTAGCATCTTTAGCCGACAGTTCCCTGCTGGGTAATCTGCTGGCGGATTTCGTTCGCGGTAATCCTGACGGGCAATACAGCCCGGAAATTGTCAGCGGGATCCGCATGCATCGACGCGTCGATGTCATGACCGATTCCCTGCCTGAAGTGAAAATTGCCCGCAGCTATTTTCGTGATGATTTCCGTCGCGTCTCGCCGATTACGCTCGATGTGGTCTGGGATCACTTCCTCTCGCGCCACTGGGATTCCCTGCATCCGCAACAGCCGCTGGAAGCGTTTATTGCCGCCTGTCAGCAGGAAATCGAGCCGCAACTTCCCGGCATGCCGGAACGTTTCCAGAACCTGAACAACTACATCTGGCCGCAGCGCTGGCTGGAGCGTTATGCCGTTCTGCCGTTTATCGGCGAAGTCCTGCAGGGCATGGCAAATCGCCGTCCGAAACTCAGCGCGCTGAGCGGTTCTTTTCACGATATCGAACTCAATTACGACGCACTTGAACAATTATTCTGGCAATTTTATCCGGTCATGATGCAACAGGCGAAAGATCGCCAGCTCTGA
- the ggt gene encoding gamma-glutamyltransferase, translating to MLRNPWKKSVLALAMLTSLPLYAASNPAVEAKNGMVVTSQYLASQVGVDILKMGGNAIDAAVAVGYAQAVVNPCCGNIGGGGFMTVHLADGKDTFINFRETAPAAASANMYLDADGNVKKGASLYGYLAAGVPGTVLGMDTVQKEYGKLTRQQVMAPAIKLARQGFVLTRADTDILDTTVKRFKEDPEAARIFLRKDGSALQPGDKLVQTDLANTLESISKHGPDAFYKGKIPAAVEAASKKGGGILTAADFASYKVTEDTPITCSYRGYKFVSAPPPSSGGVTMCEILNIVEGYDLKSMGFNSAASIHVLTEAMRHAYMDRNTYLGDPEFVKNPIDRLVSKSYAEEIRKKIEADKATPSTQVQPGMEPHEKPETTHYSIVDKMGNAVSTTYTVNGRFGSVVIAPGTGFFLNDEMDDFTTKVGEKNLYGLVQGTKNAIAPGKRPLSSMSPSLVTKDGKIFMVLGSPGGSRIITITLQTALNVIDHGMPPQEAVDAPRIHHQWLPDEVYYEQRGVSQDSLNILQKMGYKMVEQTPWGATELILVGLPGAAGVTPVNSGNDSAVSGKVREGYLYGANDVRRPAGAAIGY from the coding sequence ATGTTACGGAATCCATGGAAAAAATCAGTCCTCGCACTGGCAATGCTGACCAGCCTCCCGCTGTACGCGGCATCTAATCCGGCGGTCGAAGCCAAAAACGGAATGGTCGTCACCTCGCAATATCTTGCCTCACAGGTCGGCGTCGATATTCTGAAAATGGGCGGAAACGCCATTGATGCCGCCGTGGCCGTCGGTTACGCGCAGGCCGTCGTCAACCCATGTTGTGGCAATATCGGCGGCGGTGGCTTCATGACGGTGCATCTTGCTGATGGAAAAGACACATTTATCAATTTTCGTGAAACTGCGCCCGCTGCCGCCAGCGCCAATATGTATCTTGATGCCGACGGCAATGTGAAAAAAGGAGCCAGCCTTTACGGCTATCTGGCTGCAGGCGTGCCGGGAACCGTACTGGGGATGGACACCGTGCAGAAGGAATACGGCAAACTGACCCGCCAGCAGGTCATGGCTCCGGCGATTAAGCTGGCACGTCAGGGTTTTGTACTGACCCGCGCGGATACCGATATTCTTGATACAACGGTTAAACGCTTTAAAGAAGACCCGGAAGCCGCCCGCATTTTTCTGCGTAAGGACGGCAGCGCCCTGCAACCTGGCGACAAACTGGTGCAGACCGATTTAGCCAATACGCTCGAATCTATTTCTAAACACGGGCCGGATGCTTTCTATAAAGGAAAAATTCCGGCGGCTGTCGAAGCCGCATCGAAGAAAGGTGGCGGCATCCTGACCGCAGCGGATTTCGCCAGTTACAAAGTGACGGAAGACACGCCAATTACTTGCAGCTATCGCGGCTACAAATTTGTTTCAGCACCGCCTCCGAGCTCCGGCGGCGTGACCATGTGTGAAATCCTCAACATCGTTGAAGGCTACGACCTGAAAAGCATGGGCTTCAACTCAGCGGCGTCTATTCACGTCCTCACGGAAGCCATGCGCCACGCCTACATGGATCGCAATACTTATCTCGGCGACCCGGAGTTTGTGAAAAACCCGATCGACCGCCTGGTCAGTAAAAGCTACGCCGAAGAAATCCGTAAGAAAATAGAAGCGGATAAAGCAACGCCTTCCACGCAGGTTCAGCCGGGCATGGAACCGCACGAGAAACCGGAAACGACCCACTATTCCATCGTCGATAAAATGGGCAACGCCGTGTCCACCACTTACACCGTCAATGGCCGCTTTGGTTCCGTGGTGATTGCGCCGGGAACCGGCTTCTTCCTGAACGACGAAATGGATGATTTCACAACAAAAGTCGGCGAGAAAAATCTCTACGGTCTGGTGCAGGGAACGAAAAATGCCATCGCCCCCGGTAAGCGCCCACTATCGTCAATGAGCCCGAGCCTGGTGACGAAAGACGGTAAAATCTTCATGGTTCTGGGTTCACCGGGCGGTTCACGCATCATCACCATCACGCTGCAAACTGCGCTGAACGTGATTGACCACGGAATGCCTCCGCAGGAAGCGGTCGATGCGCCGCGCATTCATCATCAGTGGCTGCCGGACGAAGTGTATTACGAGCAACGCGGTGTTTCTCAGGACAGCCTGAATATCCTGCAAAAAATGGGATATAAAATGGTTGAGCAAACGCCGTGGGGCGCAACGGAGCTGATTCTTGTCGGTTTACCGGGCGCTGCGGGCGTGACGCCGGTGAACTCAGGCAACGACTCGGCGGTTTCGGGGAAAGTCCGTGAAGGCTATCTGTACGGCGCGAATGACGTGCGACGTCCAGCCGGTGCAGCTATAGGCTATTAA
- the secD gene encoding protein translocase subunit SecD, translating into MLNRYPAWKYLMLIVVIIVGLLYALPNLYGEDPAVQITGARGSDASAATLDQVRNELDQNKIQSKSIALENGAILARFKDTDVQLRAREVLTTALGDKFVIALNLAPATPRWLSMLGAEPMKLGLDLRGGVHFLMEVDMDTALSKLQEQTMDNMRSDLRDKNIPYATVRKLDNYGVEVRFRDATTRDAAVSYLSPRHRDLVITNSGDTAINVVMTDARLNEAREYAVQQNITILRNRVNQLGVAEPLVQRQGADRIVVELPGIQDTARAKEILGATATLEFRLVNTNVDASAAATGRVPGDSEVKNTRDGRPVVLYKRVILTGDHITDSTSNMDEYNQPQVNISLDSAGGNAMSNFTKDNIGKPMATLFVEYKDSGKKDANGRSILAKQEEVINVATIQSRLGNSFRITGVSDPNEARQLSLLLRAGALIAPIQIVEERTIGPTLGMENIKQGLEACLAGLAVSIIFMLFFYKKFGLIATSALIANLVLIVGIMSLIPGATLTMPGIAGIVLTLAVAVDANVLINERIKEELSNGRSVQQAIEEGYKGAFSSIFDANVTTLIKVIILYAVGTGAIKGFAITTGIGVATSMFTAIIGTRAIVNLLYGGKRIKKLSI; encoded by the coding sequence GTGTTAAACCGTTATCCTGCGTGGAAGTATCTGATGTTGATCGTTGTGATCATCGTCGGGCTGCTTTATGCACTTCCCAACCTTTATGGTGAGGATCCGGCTGTTCAAATCACTGGTGCTCGGGGTTCCGACGCCAGTGCAGCAACGCTGGACCAAGTCCGTAACGAATTAGATCAAAATAAAATCCAGAGCAAATCTATTGCCCTGGAAAATGGCGCTATTCTAGCCCGTTTTAAAGATACGGATGTTCAGCTTCGCGCTCGTGAAGTGCTGACAACGGCTCTGGGCGACAAATTTGTGATTGCACTTAACCTGGCTCCGGCAACGCCGCGCTGGTTGAGTATGCTGGGTGCCGAGCCGATGAAGCTGGGCCTCGACTTACGTGGTGGCGTTCACTTCCTGATGGAAGTGGATATGGATACCGCGTTAAGCAAGCTGCAAGAACAAACCATGGATAACATGCGCAGTGATTTGCGCGACAAGAATATCCCTTATGCCACGGTGCGTAAGCTCGACAACTATGGCGTTGAAGTGCGCTTCCGTGATGCTACGACCCGCGATGCGGCCGTCAGCTATCTGAGCCCGCGTCACCGCGATTTAGTGATCACCAACAGTGGCGATACCGCTATCAATGTGGTGATGACTGATGCCCGCCTGAATGAGGCGCGTGAGTATGCCGTTCAGCAAAACATCACCATCCTGCGTAACCGTGTAAACCAACTGGGTGTGGCCGAGCCGCTGGTACAGCGTCAGGGCGCAGACCGTATTGTGGTTGAGTTGCCAGGTATTCAGGATACTGCCCGCGCTAAAGAAATTTTAGGCGCAACGGCAACGCTGGAATTCCGTCTGGTTAACACCAATGTGGACGCCTCTGCGGCGGCAACAGGCCGTGTTCCGGGTGACAGTGAAGTGAAAAATACGCGTGATGGTCGCCCGGTTGTTCTGTACAAACGTGTGATTCTGACCGGTGACCATATCACTGACTCGACATCCAACATGGATGAATACAATCAGCCGCAGGTTAACATTTCTCTCGACAGCGCTGGCGGTAACGCCATGTCTAACTTCACCAAGGACAATATCGGTAAACCGATGGCCACCCTGTTTGTGGAGTACAAAGACAGCGGTAAGAAAGATGCGAATGGCCGTTCGATTCTGGCGAAACAAGAAGAAGTTATCAACGTCGCGACGATTCAGTCACGTCTGGGTAACAGCTTCCGTATCACCGGGGTGAGCGATCCGAATGAAGCCCGTCAGCTCTCTCTGCTGCTGCGTGCCGGTGCTCTGATTGCGCCAATTCAGATTGTTGAAGAACGTACCATCGGCCCGACCTTAGGTATGGAAAATATCAAGCAAGGTCTGGAAGCCTGTCTGGCAGGACTTGCGGTCTCAATTATCTTCATGCTGTTCTTCTATAAGAAGTTTGGCCTGATTGCGACCTCTGCGCTGATTGCTAACCTGGTGCTTATTGTGGGGATCATGTCCCTGATACCGGGCGCAACACTGACCATGCCGGGGATTGCGGGTATCGTATTAACCCTTGCGGTCGCAGTTGATGCCAACGTACTGATTAATGAACGTATTAAGGAAGAACTTAGTAACGGACGTTCAGTACAGCAGGCTATCGAGGAAGGTTACAAGGGCGCGTTCAGCTCCATCTTTGATGCCAACGTCACGACGCTCATCAAGGTTATCATCCTGTATGCCGTCGGCACCGGGGCAATTAAAGGCTTTGCGATTACAACCGGTATCGGTGTAGCGACGTCAATGTTTACCGCAATCATCGGTACCCGTGCCATCGTAAACCTGTTGTACGGCGGCAAGCGCATCAAAAAGCTGTCTATCTGA
- the yajC gene encoding preprotein translocase subunit YajC, with protein MSLFISDAVAATGATSQGSPYSLVIMLVVFGLIFYFMILRPQQKRSKEHKKLMDSIGKGDEVMTTGGLIGRVTKVAETGYVVIALNDTNEVMIKRDFVAAVLPKGTMKSI; from the coding sequence ATGAGTCTTTTCATTTCCGATGCTGTCGCAGCGACTGGCGCAACATCACAGGGAAGTCCTTACTCTCTGGTTATCATGCTGGTGGTATTCGGTCTGATTTTCTATTTCATGATCCTGCGCCCGCAGCAAAAGCGTTCTAAAGAACACAAAAAACTGATGGATTCCATCGGTAAAGGTGACGAAGTCATGACCACGGGTGGTTTGATCGGTCGCGTAACGAAAGTGGCTGAAACCGGCTACGTGGTTATCGCACTGAACGACACTAACGAAGTGATGATCAAGCGTGACTTCGTGGCAGCAGTTCTGCCAAAAGGCACGATGAAGTCTATCTAA
- a CDS encoding peroxiredoxin C: MVLVTRPAPDFTAAAVLGSGEVVENFNFKKHTAGKPTVIFFWPMDFTFVCPSELIAFDHRYEEFQNRGVEVVGVSFDSEFVHNAWRNTPVEKGGIGPVKYAMVADIKREIQKAYGIEHPDAGVALRGSFLIDKEGVVRHQVVNDLPLGRNIDEMLRMVDALQFHEEHGEVCPAQWEKGKKGMGASPDGVAKYLSENASNL; encoded by the coding sequence ATGGTTCTGGTAACTCGCCCAGCCCCTGACTTTACCGCAGCAGCAGTACTTGGTAGCGGCGAAGTAGTTGAAAACTTCAACTTCAAGAAACACACAGCAGGCAAACCAACTGTTATCTTCTTCTGGCCAATGGACTTCACTTTTGTCTGTCCTTCTGAACTGATCGCTTTCGATCACCGTTACGAAGAATTCCAGAATCGTGGCGTAGAAGTTGTTGGTGTTTCCTTCGACTCCGAGTTCGTTCACAACGCATGGCGTAACACGCCGGTTGAGAAAGGCGGTATCGGTCCTGTTAAATACGCCATGGTTGCTGATATCAAACGCGAAATTCAGAAAGCCTACGGTATCGAACATCCGGACGCTGGCGTTGCACTGCGCGGCTCTTTCCTGATCGACAAAGAAGGCGTTGTTCGTCACCAGGTCGTGAACGATCTGCCACTGGGTCGTAACATCGACGAAATGCTGCGTATGGTTGACGCGCTGCAATTCCACGAAGAGCACGGCGAAGTGTGCCCGGCTCAGTGGGAAAAAGGCAAAAAAGGCATGGGCGCATCTCCGGATGGCGTGGCTAAATACCTGTCTGAAAACGCTTCAAACCTGTAA